In one window of Streptomyces griseus subsp. griseus DNA:
- a CDS encoding bifunctional adenosylcobinamide kinase/adenosylcobinamide-phosphate guanylyltransferase → MELTLLGTGAPDGLPRPSCPCAACATARGPWARAATALLVDDALLLDLTPGAVFAAARAGHSLGAVRQVLLTHPHDGPAVELPPTLPPAGRVPDGQVLTLISGHRVRAVPMDAPGTGYEVGSPEGERLLYLPPGAAPAGLDGRQEKPYDLVVCDVIGRPDAVARLRAVGAVGPATEVIAVHLDHDAPPGAALDRLLAAAGARAVPDGTTLVVGEYPVVPDVPRRLLVTGGARSGKSLEAERRLETFPEVVYVATGGRREGDPEWAARVGLHRERRPGAWRTEETCEVAELLDSDGPPLLVDCLSLWLTDAMDRVEAWEDERWRHGGEEALRARVAELVAAVRATRRQVVLVTNEVGAGVVPATPAGRRFRDELGRLNAAVAAECEEVLLVVAGQAVVLRG, encoded by the coding sequence GTGGAACTGACTCTGCTCGGCACCGGAGCCCCCGACGGGCTGCCGCGCCCCTCCTGCCCCTGTGCCGCCTGCGCGACGGCCCGCGGCCCGTGGGCGCGCGCCGCGACCGCCCTGCTGGTCGACGACGCGCTGCTCCTCGACCTGACCCCGGGAGCGGTGTTCGCGGCCGCCCGCGCGGGCCATTCGCTGGGCGCGGTGCGCCAGGTGCTGCTGACCCATCCGCACGACGGGCCCGCCGTGGAGCTGCCGCCCACCCTGCCGCCGGCCGGGCGGGTGCCGGACGGCCAGGTGCTGACGCTGATCAGCGGGCACCGGGTGCGGGCGGTGCCGATGGACGCGCCCGGGACCGGTTACGAGGTGGGCTCCCCGGAGGGCGAGCGGCTGCTCTACCTGCCGCCGGGGGCCGCGCCCGCCGGTCTCGACGGGCGGCAGGAGAAGCCGTACGACCTGGTCGTCTGCGATGTGATCGGGCGGCCCGACGCGGTGGCGCGGCTGCGGGCGGTCGGCGCGGTCGGCCCGGCCACCGAGGTGATCGCGGTCCATCTGGACCACGACGCCCCTCCGGGTGCGGCGCTGGACAGGCTCCTCGCGGCGGCCGGGGCGCGGGCGGTGCCGGACGGGACGACGCTGGTGGTGGGCGAGTACCCGGTGGTGCCGGATGTGCCGCGCCGGCTGCTGGTGACGGGCGGTGCGCGGTCGGGGAAGTCGCTGGAGGCGGAGCGGCGTCTGGAGACGTTCCCCGAGGTCGTGTACGTGGCGACCGGCGGGCGGCGCGAAGGGGACCCGGAGTGGGCGGCGCGGGTGGGGCTGCACCGGGAGCGCAGGCCGGGCGCGTGGCGGACCGAGGAGACCTGTGAGGTCGCGGAGCTGCTGGACTCGGACGGGCCGCCGCTGCTGGTGGACTGCCTGTCGCTGTGGCTGACGGACGCGATGGACCGGGTGGAGGCCTGGGAGGACGAACGGTGGCGGCACGGCGGCGAGGAGGCGTTGCGGGCGCGGGTCGCGGAGCTGGTGGCGGCGGTGCGGGCAACCCGGCGTCAGGTGGTGCTGGTGACCAACGAGGTGGGTGCGGGGGTGGTCCCGGCGACCCCGGCGGGGCGGCGGTTCCGGGACGAGCTGGGGCGGCTGAACGCGGCGGTGGCGGCCGAGTGCGAGGAAGTGCTGCTGGTGGTGGCGGGGCAGGCGGTGG